The nucleotide sequence AATAAATAAagcagtaatgatgtcataaatcaaaaggatgacacttgtaaattaaataattttatgtaCAGTTTATTATTCTATTGTTCTCATTTGTAATTCGGTTTGGATTAAatcatctgctaaatgattcaATGTAATCTGTAATAACATTTTATGAAATGGTTGATGAAAAACAATCCAAGAAGCTCTAAAATAACTAGAATTTTTATTTGAAGCTAAAGGCAGCATCAACTGACGTCATGCCATCCCCACTTCATGTGgacaaatgttaaaaataatacTTTCATTCAGAAAGGAAAAGGGTACTTTCTAAAATGTACacagatttctatttcaaataaattgtgTTCCTTTAAATTTACCATTAATTACAGAATCCTGcaaagaaaatgtatttcagtttccacaaaaaagaTTAAGGGtttacaacatagatgacaccaagaaatgtttcttgaacacacacacacgcacacgcacacacagtatCCTTCTGTACTTTttatgcttaccaaggctgcttttatttgttaaaattaCAGTTAAAAGCTGTAATATagtgaatttatatatatatatatatatatatatatatatatatatatatatatatatatatatatatatatatatatatatatattaccagTCACGGAAAgaagggacacaagtcggttctggggcattttgagttattcacaaAGTGTAGAatgattctgaaagtgtagtctccaagctttccaaagatgtgtaacacatggaaatactttcagcaggataatgcaccatgtcacaaagctcgaatcattttcaaattggtttcttaaacatgacaatgagttcacggtacaaaaatggcccccacaggcaccagatctcaacccaatagagcatctttgggatgtggtggaacgggagcttcgtgccctggatgtgcatcccacaaatctccatcaactgcaagatgctatcctatcaatatgggccaacatttctaaagaatgctttcagcaccttgttgaatcaatgccacgtagaattatggcagttctgaaggcgaaagggggtcaaacacagtattagtatggtgttcctaataattctttaggcaagtatatatatatatatatatatatatatatatatatatatatatatatatatatatatatatatatatatatatatatatatatatatatatatatatacattcactatattacagtttttaactgtaattttaacaaataaaagcagccttggtaagcataaAAAGTACAGAAGGATACTCATTTATAGGAATGTTCAGTCAAGAATTCAAAAGCATATGATTGGCTGACATTCTGTTTGTACCTGTGTTTGCACTCCTGCACCTTATGGACCTCCTTCAGAAGAATAATCTTCAAAGGCTCCTTTTCCTGAAAGAGAAGTGAAAGGAGAGAGAGATTAGTCGGTAGTCTCAGAAAGCCAGAGAGATCTTTTGGGATGAGTACAGTTCAATTTAGAGGCTATTCAAGCCAAGAACCACCTGGACTGCACGGGAgacttaaatactttttttctcactGCAAGAGCAGTGATTTCATAATGTTTTACTCTGTTACAGGCACACATGTACATATGCTGCAGAATCACACACAACTGGCAGCCACCTGGAATTTCACAGATATAGTGGCATTCATGTTGAGACAGAGCGCTGGTATTTGCTTTATCTTttgttcagattttttttttaaagacaaccttaaatgcaaatgagaatAACCTTTCAATTCATATTCtttcttaaataaaatatcGAAGATCGACTGGCATAAAAAGGCCTTTTCCTCCAATAAGTAAATCTGCTTGTACGAGTCAGAGGATGCGACCATTCAACCTAcatttttaacatgatttattagGCAATTGAATCTTTCAAAATTAGAATTCTCCACTGACCAGGGATTGTGCATTCAACAGAAATCACAACTGCATAAGTGGTGAATAGATTCACAACATACCAGATCAGACTTGAAGTAACTCATCGAGTTCTGCTCCAGAACAAAGTATCTCCGTTTCCAATTCTTCATCTGATATGAGGAAAATAGTAGCCTGTAATTAATCCTCTCCAGTAATCACCCAAAGCTTCATACATTTCACAGTTcagattttaaatataatatttttgggACATTTTTGAACACACAAACCATGCTAAAAATAGCCTCTCTGACTCACCAGAGCCCCCTGTTTGACACAGTATCCTGCTTTAATAACTGTCTGATCGTGCCCTGCTCTAGTGTGCAAATATGGCGGATTGTGCTGAGGTTTCCTCAAGCCCACCTTCTCTCCTCCAACACCGTGTGCCATCTCTCCATCCTGCTAAAAGAGGGAGAAATGGGAAAttgataaatacaaaaatactgtgtatgtatgcatgtactgtatgtatatgCATTgaccgatggatggatggatggatggatggatgtgtatTAACCATTGGAAGGAAccattggatggatggatggatggatggatggatgtgtatTAACCATTGgaaggatagatggatggatggatgtattaaagggttacttcagcgattagcatatggctttgtatcagtagaaagcctggagtatattcaaatgattgtgctttcccccctcatatccccctgagacaagagatttatgcattttatttctggaaaaattcctcctatgatgcaaattgacgatatttgcatcataggaggaatgtttgcccagaggctaaagactacagccagcagagggagccatttccgcatgttttgaatctgcgcatgggggatgggagattacactcagcttgcagggagagctcagctggcagctacaggcactcgtttaaacggagctatggtgagcaatgtaagtcttttaacttctcaaattaatttctatgaaagttaagcttgcaaaggcatgatctgaaacgcgccagactgaactcgcgttgtgaatgtatgccgcgtatttagtcgcaattacctcagctctcatcactcgtgcagttagagctcagtgctgtgagactcgcgcggtgactcactcattatattgaacagacacgttcagtttttaattgtagtgtcttctctaactcgatcacagtaatcaagttggtggctttgggaatggcctcacagggcagcgaagcattctgggaattgtagtctttcatccccatgtgacaaaaatacattttctgttttttctcgGTCTAggaggcaccaaattcaaaaataatttcacatttctactgcattgatgaccgagtttaaatacagattcatcttcccagcgctgaagtacccctttaaccaTTGGATGGATTTGTATTAACTATTATGATGGAAGTCTCAACTTTAAAATGGTCTATTTTATcacaaaattcaaacaataaatgtcattttgctgCTCTTTAATATGGCAGGACAGATCACTGTAGCGCTGATCAAGTGCATGTGAACCGATCATCTCATCATACATCATGAAATAAACATGGGTGAACATCAGCTTGAAAGATATATTACAACTTAACAAAAGGAATCATGTTTCATGTAATCACTtaatcagtgtttcaaccaGGGAAAGATGccaataaaacagcttgtagGCTATTCTTAACATTACATTTACctcaagaaaaaatatccataatcTCATTGGTTATCTAGAAAAAATAACTTGAGAGTATCTTGCTAAATATATGAactgtattaaatatttattatattttttacttaACCCGTTAGTGATGTCTTCATTATTTaatgtttgaataaaaaatgtaaacaatgaAAACAGTTGTTACAGTTCATcgtcatttaaaggtgcagtgtgtgatttTAAGCGGCATCTAGTTGTGAGGTTGAGAATTGCACCCCCAGAATTTTCAGTTTCGCCAAGAATGTTAATTTCGacgcatccctaatatatattgttttttgttgtggTATTGACAATCATGACATTTCTGGCATTGTTATTgactaaaatatatttgaatcaTGACAACCCAAGTCTTGACTGTCAGAAAGTGATCAAAAATGCATGTTCGTATCCCGTGTTTAAGCCTACATGAGTGAGAATACCTGTGTCTGTGTGACGACAGCCACGCCTGCAATGATCTCAGTCTTGTATGGCACTTGTTTCTTGTTGCCGTTTAAAGCCAACCTCTGAGTCTCAGAGTGAACGGCATCAGAGGACTTAGGAACCTGGGAGTGAGAAAGggagagacaaaaaaaaagagaaacagaGTAATGACTAGGAAAGACTGAGAGGGAGTTTTCAGAGACAAAATCAGGGCAGCagcaaatgattaaaaaaacaatgtaaTGAAAGCACGGTGGGAAAAAAGGTGAATGAAGCACAGATGAATTAACCATCGATTGTGAGACTCACAGGATAACTCAACAACGGCTTATTGTGTAGCCCTTCAATCCATCAGCCCACGCTCCAAGAGTGTCTGGCCTACAGAGAGAGCCTTTCCTGCCATTGCATGTGGAAGTGTGATATATTAGTGATACAGAGAGAGTGAAAAAGAGTagaagagagacagagacattGTATCctacgtgtgtgtatgtgtgcatgtgagGGCATTCTGAATCGCCAGTGACTCAGAGGTGAGGGTCTTTCAAACAATACAACTTCCCATTAGTCAGCCAAGTGACTCGCACAAGGAAAAAGCCATCAGGAAGAGGAACGCATAGCTTAAACAggacaggtttttttttctttcttcaactTTCAACTTCCTGTGCGTATGTGTATGTGTTGGACTGCACATGTGCTCAGAGAAGGGACCAAGACTGCAACTTCAATACAGAAGCTTGCTGTTTTATTGGGCaggtgtgtttttttaatggtaATTTGCTTGCAAACTGCTTGTACTTTGTTATTTGGGTTGCTTTCAATAGTTAAACTGGCAGAGAACACTAACAAGAATTTACCTGCCAGTAAACAAAtctgcagtgttgacagaaccacTGACACTGACTGAATGAACTCATTGAATGCTTTCATTGTTTCTTTAAATGTTCCTGTATGCAGCAGTCTGGGATATCAGATTAACATGTGAGCTTGTTTAACAGCTAGATAACAAATGCAAACAATCCAGGATCCTAAAAGAAAAAGCCTGAAAGAGAGCCCAAATCGCAAATTGATACTATATTTTCACACAATAAGCAGTATAAAATGGTTCTCTAATATAATATACTTCTATAATATACTATTGTTCCACATCAACTAAAGAGTCAGTacttattttcttttctttttaattaatacttttattcaacaaggacCCATTAAAACgataaaaagtaaaaagcaAATACTTCTGCATTGTTATTAATAAATTTTAAATAGTTTACATTTCCATTTCCAATAATTACTGCTCTTTTTAACTTTATATTCTTCAAAGAacatttttactgtacttttggTCAAACAAATACAGCATTAAATTgcaacttctttcaaaaacatttaaaaaatcttaccaacattaaacttaatttaataaattattttatatttagaatatAGGGCAGCAAAATCATAACAAAAATCCATTTTTGATTATTCTTTTTGATACTATAATCATACTCATAATCATATATTGACTACAAatcaatatattataaatatacatttattttgtttaatctaAAACAAGAAGTGACTGGTTACAATTTACTATTAGTTGAATTATTTGTTAATTGTGTAGCACTTATGATCACCTTTGAGAAAGAAAGgaattacacacacaaacagaaaaaaaaccaTCCAGATACATGAAAATTGGGGGAGTTACAATGGCAAAATTCTGTATAGGGGTTCTATGGATATAGATGAGTGTATACATTCACACTTGCGTTTTGCGTGTGTGTACTCACTGTGATTTTGGTTGCATTGTTGAGTGCGTTGACCCATTCCACAAGATCCTGCTGATCATTAGCTTGCAAAAAGAATTTCCTCATTCCCGCATTGATGACTGCAAACAGAGAGAAAAAGCTTTAACTCATTGGCCATAATTCAATGGCAAATTGGCCTAATTTTGCTGAGTAATTCTGAAATATcagtgcatcagaaggaaaGTGTCAGtgtattttaaaaatgccaATAAATCCCAAAAGCACATAGATAGCCTTTCTACGAGCCCACCTTTATGGATTACCATAGACTCAATAGTCAATAAGGCAGTGCAACAtctacagtgccttgcgaaagtattcagcccccttgaactttgcgtccttttgccacatttcaggcttcaaacaaagacataaaactgtaattttttgtgaagaatcaacaacaagtgggacacaatcatgaagtggatcaaaatgtattggatttttcaaacttttttaacaaatcaaaaactgaaaaattgggcgtgcaaaatgattcggcccccttaagttaatactttgtagcggcACCTTTTGCtgtgattacagctgtaagtcgcttggggtatgtctctatcagttttgcacatcgagagactgaaatttttgccaattcctccttgcagaacagctcgagctcagtgaggttggatagagagcgtttgtgaacagcagttttcagatctttccacagattctcgattggattcaggtctggacattgacttggccattctaacacctggatatgtttatttttgaaccattccattgtagattttgctttatgttttggatcattgtcttgttggaagacaaatctccgtcccagtctcaggtcttttgcaaacaccatcaggttttcttccagaatggtcctgtatttggctccatccatcttcccatcagttttaaccatcttccctgttcctgctgaagaaaagcaggcccaaaccatgatgctgccaccaccatgtttgacagtgggcatggtgtgttcagggtgatatGAGCTGTggtgcttttacgccaaacaaaacattttgcattgttgccaaaaagttgaattttggtttcatctgaccagagcaccttcttccacgtttggtgtgtctcccaggtggcttgtggcaaactttaaacgacactttttatggatatctttaagaaatggctttcttcttgccactcttccataaaggccagattttgTGCAGTATATGACTGTTCGTTGTCCtgtggacagagtctcccacctcagctgtagatctctgcagttcatccagagtgatcatgggcctcttggctgcatctctgatcagtcttctccttgtatgagctgaaagtttagagggacggccaggtcttggtagatttgcagtggtctgatactccttccatttcaatattatcgcttgcacagtgctccgtgggatgtttaaagcttgggaaatctttttgtatctaaatccggctttaaacttctccacaacagtatctcggacctgcctggtgtgttccttgttcttcatgatgctctctgcgctttaaacggacctctgagactatcacagtgcaggtgcatttatacagagacttgattacacacaggtggattctatttatcatcattagtcatttagttCAACAGTGggtcattcagagatcctcactgaacttctggagagagattgctgcactgaaagtaaaggggccgaataattttgcacgtccaatttttcagtttttgatttgttaaaaaaagtttgaaatatccaatacattttgttccacttaatgattgtgtcccacttgttgttgattcttcacaaaaaaatacagtgttatatcattatgtttgaagcctgaaatgtggcaaaaggtcgcaaagttcaagggggccgaatactttcgcaaggcactgtatttcAGACTAAAAAGCTACAGCAAAATGGAGCTCGATAAATTTCCCCACAATGTCAGTTAATCCAGTGGCTGTTTTCTAAAATGAAAAGATGAATGCAAGAAATCACTGCATCACAATAAACTCCATTGAGCATGTTCATTCTGTGGCTGTACTGAAATGTTCTGCCTTGCACCAATAGTTCTCACTCATGTAAGTTACATTATGTGCCCTCGTATGGTTAAAATAGGAGTGTCTAAATTTGGTCCTGGAGTGCAACTGTCATGCAggattttttgattttttggaACTATGGTTAAAATATTTCTAGGTGTTTATGTAATTTTGTCCTGTAAattacatttgtgtgtgttttttgcaattccaaaaaatatataagtcattattcaCTGATAATCTTCACTTgatttagggtgtgttcacacttgtcatgtttggttcgatttaAACAAACCCTGGTGTGATTGCTCGTTTAGtccggttcatttgaacatatgtgaacgctgtcATCTGAACCCTGGTGTGCACCAAACAAGCAGACCGAGagaaaaagatgggtctcggtccgcttccaaacgaactctggtgcggttcgattgatatatgaacttaacacggaccaaagacatgtaaacgaaccaaaaaccggacgtaatgttacaagatgcgacgcatagtcagctgatttgacgacgcggaaagatcggtgtatccaaaatgaataatgttaaagggggggtgaaacactcagtttcagtcaatcttgagtacctatagagtagtattgcatccttcatatccccgaaaagtctttagttttattatatttataaaataaatatgggctgtaccgagtctttccagaaaaaaacgagcgcctggaggcgtgtGAATGCACCCTTAATCTCCAGTTGTTTAATGTTTCCAATGAATCAGTGAGTTGAACCTAAGAACCAGACCAGACCGGTTTTGTGTATAGGATAAATTGATTCACCTGACCCAAAAGAAGTTATGCTCTCTGATGagttatttttgtcatttttagacAAGATTTTACGTTTAGTTTCTTGGTTTTCTCGTTTTTCATTCCATTAAAGAAATAAAGTTACATGGGCTTGAAGATGAGGGTGAATAA is from Pseudorasbora parva isolate DD20220531a chromosome 10, ASM2467924v1, whole genome shotgun sequence and encodes:
- the plekha1a gene encoding pleckstrin homology domain-containing family A member 1a isoform X4; its protein translation is MPYVDRQNRICGFLDIEDVENSGKFLRRYFILDTQQGSLVWYMDNPQNLPVGAKHVGSLSLTYISKVSDATKQRPKAEYCFVINAGMRKFFLQANDQQDLVEWVNALNNATKITVPKSSDAVHSETQRLALNGNKKQVPYKTEIIAGVAVVTQTQQDGEMAHGVGGEKVGLRKPQHNPPYLHTRAGHDQTVIKAGYCVKQGALMKNWKRRYFVLEQNSMSYFKSDLEKEPLKIILLKEVHKVQECKHSEIMMRDNLFEVVTTSRTFYIQADSPEEMHSWIKAVSGAIVAQRGPGRSAAS